A DNA window from Engraulis encrasicolus isolate BLACKSEA-1 chromosome 3, IST_EnEncr_1.0, whole genome shotgun sequence contains the following coding sequences:
- the lipg gene encoding endothelial lipase, with translation MKSTTILLSFLIYFSAAFAYSSSGLNENALEEELDVKLLNDPYELHGQIKYDFRKSLDLDEEGCILHPEKRAGLKECGFNSTSKTILIIHGWTMSGIFESWMHKLVAAVQQREPEANVLVVDWLNFAHQLYPDAVNHTRRVGLSIADLLNWLQEEAYVPLERIHLIGYSLGAHIAGYAGTFVNGTLGRITGLDPAGPMFEGVESARRLSPDDADFVDVLHTYTREALGVSIGIKQAIGDIDIYPNGGDVQPGCSVGDVVAYAGGSFMDVLKCEHERAVHLFVDSLMSKEHTSFAYQCTDPSRFKKGICLSCRKGRCNQMGYNAKKMRKRRNSKLYLKTRADTPFGGFHYQMKMHVFDRKHSDDAEPIFKIKLLGAHNDSHNMDVEIPDKVGLNFTNTFLVFVEEDIGELLKIQLSWEGPADSFASMWKSIKTSFWAWNTQPAQHSLQVRRIRVKNGESQKKYTFCLQDPSDNEIAPGKHLTFTKCRDGWEVKPRKRFQV, from the exons ATGAAAAGCACTACCATTTTACTtagttttcttatttatttttctgcGGCATTCGCGTACTCCTCCTCTGGACTAAACGAGAATGCACTTGAAGAAG AATTGGATGTGAAACTCCTGAACGACCCCTATGAGCTCCACGGGCAGATCAAATATGACTTTCGCAAGTCATTAGATCTCGACGAGGAAGGATGTATCCTGCACCCGGAGAAGAGAGCGGGTTTGAAGGAGTGTGGCTTCAACTCAACATCCAAGACCATCCTTATCATTCATGGATGGACG ATGAGTGGGATTTTCGAGAGCTGGATGCACAAACTTGTGGCGGCGGTGCAACAGCGGGAACCCGAGGCCAACGTTCTCGTCGTGGACTGGTTGAACTTCGCCCATCAGCTCTACCCTGACGCTGTCAACCACACGCGCCGCGTCGGGCTCAGCATCGCAGACCTGCTCAACTGGCTCcag GAGGAGGCTTATGTACCATTGGAAAGGATCCATCTCATCGGCTACAGTCTTGGGGCCCACATCGCAGGCTATGCGGGCACTTTTGTGAATGGCACACTCGGAAGAataacag GCTTGGATCCGGCAGGTCCCATGTTTGAAGGAGTGGAGTCAGCACGGCGGCTGTCTCCGGATGATGCAGACTTTGTAGATGtgctgcacacgtacacacgggaGGCCCTGGGGGTTAGCATTGGCATCAAACAGGCCATTGGAGACATCGACATCTATCCCAACGGAGGAGACGTCCAGCCGGGCTGTTCAGTGGGGGACGTGGTGGCCTACGCTGGAGGAA GCTTCATGGATGTGCTGAAGTGCGAGCACGAGAGAGCCGTGCACCTGTTTGTGGACTCGCTGATGAGCAAGGAGCACACCAGCTTCGCCTACCAGTGCACGGACCCCAGCCGCTTCAAGAAGGGCATCTGTCTGAGCTGCCGCAAGGGCCGCTGCAACCAGATGGGCTACAACGCCAAGAAGATGCGCAAGAGGAGGAACAGCAAGCTGTACCTCAAGACCCGCGCCGACACACCCTTTGGAG GTTTCCACTACCAGATGAAGATGCACGTGTTCGACCGCAAGCATTCCGACGATGCCGAGCCCATCTTTAAGATCAAGCTTCTCGGCGCGCACAACGACTCGCACAACATGGATGTGGAGAT ACCTGACAAAGTGGGCCTGAACTTCACCAACACGTTCCTGGTGTTTGTGGAGGAGGACATCGGTGAGCTCCTGAAGATCCAGCTGAGCTGGGAAGGACCAGCGGACTCGTTTGCCTCCATGTGGAAAAGCATCAAGACCTCGTTCTGGGCCTGGAACACCCAGCCGGCCCAACACTCGCTGCAGGTCCGACGGATCCGCGTCAAAAATGGGGAAAGCCAGAAAAA ATACACATTCTGTCTGCAAGACCCGTCGGACAACGAGATCGCACCTGGAAAGCATCTGACCTTCACGAAATGTCGAGATGGTTGGGAGGTGAAGCCAAGGAAAAG ATTCCAAGTATGA